In the genome of Nitrospinaceae bacterium, one region contains:
- a CDS encoding Ldh family oxidoreductase — MSELSQHIVSASVLRAYEEAMFVAAGCSPADARQAAEVMWEADLRGISSHGLIRMPDMIKRINEGMIDPKARPRIVQEREGSALVDAGGALGPIGGTFAIDLAMRKAVIAGTCSVGLLNANHLIFVGYYGERIARAGMACIITTVTPPLAHPYGGTERIIGTNPLVIALPSDEEEPLLLDFATTEIAFGNVMKARAKGESLPEGVALGPDGAPTTDPAEAAQGALTPFGGYKGYGLNLMLGLLAGPMVGGLVGKAVAGVFHQGRKANKGDLFIVIDPAAFGDPSVFRRAVSAHIKEIKDSPLASGADEIRMPGERSFRERAIRLREGVAIEENVWRASASLAEELGVAVPD; from the coding sequence ATGAGTGAACTATCTCAGCATATCGTGAGCGCTAGCGTACTTCGAGCATATGAAGAGGCGATGTTTGTTGCCGCTGGCTGCTCTCCCGCAGATGCCAGACAGGCGGCGGAGGTGATGTGGGAGGCGGACCTGCGCGGAATATCAAGCCACGGTCTTATCCGCATGCCCGACATGATTAAACGAATCAACGAGGGGATGATCGACCCGAAGGCGAGGCCCAGGATTGTCCAGGAGCGGGAGGGCTCGGCCCTTGTCGATGCCGGGGGAGCGCTGGGGCCGATTGGCGGCACTTTCGCGATAGATCTGGCCATGAGAAAAGCGGTGATTGCCGGAACCTGCTCGGTGGGTTTGCTCAATGCGAATCATCTAATTTTCGTCGGCTATTATGGAGAGCGAATTGCTCGGGCTGGCATGGCTTGCATCATAACGACGGTGACGCCTCCACTTGCCCATCCCTACGGTGGGACCGAACGGATCATTGGTACGAACCCGCTCGTCATCGCTCTTCCCTCGGATGAGGAAGAACCGCTGCTGCTTGATTTCGCCACTACCGAAATCGCGTTTGGTAATGTCATGAAGGCCCGTGCGAAGGGCGAGTCGCTTCCAGAGGGTGTGGCGCTGGGTCCGGACGGCGCCCCTACTACCGATCCGGCAGAGGCGGCCCAAGGTGCGCTCACTCCGTTTGGCGGCTACAAAGGATACGGCTTGAATCTCATGCTCGGGCTTCTGGCCGGGCCCATGGTTGGCGGTCTGGTCGGAAAGGCCGTTGCCGGAGTTTTTCATCAGGGCCGAAAAGCAAACAAGGGTGATCTTTTCATCGTGATCGACCCTGCGGCTTTCGGCGATCCTTCCGTTTTCAGGCGTGCCGTGAGCGCGCACATCAAGGAAATCAAGGATTCGCCCCTCGCCTCGGGTGCAGATGAAATACGTATGCCGGGCGAGAGGAGTTTCAGGGAAAGGGCGATCCGGCTCCGCGAGGGTGTTGCCATTGAAGAAAACGTGTGGCGCGCCTCAGCCTCCCTCGCCGAAGAGTTGGGTGTCGCTGTTCCAGATTAA
- a CDS encoding bacteriophage holin has product MRLDPLRLGLAFGILWAFGVAFLACMARLFGWGVPVVEIIASVYIGFSITWAGLLAGVLWGLADGFIGGFLIAWLYNLLLPTDK; this is encoded by the coding sequence ATGAGACTCGATCCACTCAGGTTAGGGCTTGCTTTCGGAATCCTATGGGCCTTCGGGGTCGCTTTTTTAGCATGTATGGCCCGCCTCTTTGGGTGGGGCGTGCCCGTCGTCGAAATCATCGCCAGCGTCTACATTGGATTCTCCATCACATGGGCAGGTCTACTCGCAGGCGTATTATGGGGCCTCGCCGATGGATTTATCGGTGGTTTTCTAATTGCCTGGCTCTACAACCTTCTTCTGCCCACCGACAAATAA
- a CDS encoding VOC family protein, with amino-acid sequence MGCNVGSLGHIGVQVSDMDRSLKFYREVVGLKLTGRWGPPDFPGQICFMRVDQMHHNFVLFGLPEGADNPPSVGIDSTQRHDVGLNHVAFEVDDREDWLAALDHVRSMGIELVSGPYVHGHEAQDEKGFLGGSGSHAFYFLDPDGNRIEIYCWMMNVTKPSVAAPEPDL; translated from the coding sequence ATGGGCTGTAATGTAGGTTCACTTGGACATATTGGGGTTCAGGTCAGCGATATGGATCGCTCCCTTAAGTTTTACCGCGAAGTTGTGGGGCTCAAACTTACGGGAAGATGGGGGCCGCCCGATTTTCCTGGTCAGATTTGCTTCATGCGCGTCGATCAAATGCACCACAACTTTGTCCTCTTTGGGTTGCCCGAGGGGGCGGACAACCCCCCATCGGTTGGGATTGATTCGACACAGCGACATGACGTGGGACTCAACCATGTTGCCTTTGAAGTGGATGATCGAGAAGACTGGCTCGCCGCGCTTGACCATGTACGCTCAATGGGAATCGAGTTGGTCTCCGGTCCTTATGTACATGGGCATGAGGCCCAGGATGAAAAAGGGTTTTTAGGCGGCAGTGGCAGTCATGCCTTCTATTTTCTCGACCCTGACGGCAACCGGATCGAGATATACTGCTGGATGATGAATGTCACAAAACCCTCTGTCGCAGCGCCGGAACCGGATTTATAA
- a CDS encoding LLM class flavin-dependent oxidoreductase: MKFSFFMMPLHHPSEHPTLAFDRDISLIEFTDSLDFDEFFIGEHHSGGWETIPSPEMVLAKASASAHRIRLGTSVVDLPYHHPFHVAERMAFLDHLTRGRAILGVGPSNLVTDKALFQVPPDRAHDMMAESVDIIVKLLESDEPIDYEGRFWQLRGMRLQLRSYQQPRLPLAVATAGSRRGLELAGRYGMILMSMAGMNRGNYPPHSEQWPVVEEVAREHGVKTSRDNWRIATSVYLAESREEAWADVEEGIMRETEYFWKIGVNAPYEEYPGQPLKEVTARSAAERRRWIIGTPDDAIAAIEQFQEETGGFGGLMLTTHEWAGPEKLRRSLELFARHVIPHFRGFTRGFHDEWRLIKERHEAGGFPLNTEGGPNNLGWNEGEPSA, encoded by the coding sequence ATGAAATTCTCTTTTTTCATGATGCCGCTTCATCATCCATCCGAGCATCCCACGCTCGCCTTCGATCGCGATATCTCCCTTATTGAATTCACAGATTCCCTTGATTTTGATGAGTTTTTCATCGGAGAGCATCACTCCGGCGGCTGGGAAACAATACCATCACCTGAGATGGTACTCGCCAAGGCCTCTGCCAGTGCTCATCGGATTCGCCTCGGTACCTCGGTTGTCGATCTCCCTTACCACCATCCCTTCCATGTAGCCGAGCGAATGGCTTTTCTCGATCATTTAACGAGGGGCAGGGCGATCCTGGGCGTCGGGCCGAGTAATCTTGTCACCGACAAAGCGCTTTTTCAGGTTCCGCCGGACCGTGCCCATGACATGATGGCCGAGTCGGTGGATATCATCGTAAAACTGCTTGAATCAGATGAGCCCATCGATTACGAGGGCCGTTTTTGGCAGTTGCGTGGAATGAGGCTCCAACTCCGCTCTTATCAGCAGCCGCGTTTGCCTCTCGCCGTTGCCACTGCAGGAAGCCGTAGGGGTCTTGAACTTGCCGGGCGCTACGGAATGATCCTCATGTCGATGGCCGGAATGAATCGAGGCAACTACCCCCCTCATTCTGAGCAATGGCCCGTTGTAGAGGAGGTTGCCCGCGAGCATGGCGTCAAAACCTCTCGAGATAATTGGCGCATAGCGACCAGTGTTTATCTCGCCGAATCTCGTGAAGAAGCATGGGCCGATGTCGAGGAAGGAATTATGCGCGAGACGGAATATTTCTGGAAGATAGGAGTTAACGCTCCATACGAAGAGTATCCGGGACAGCCTTTAAAAGAGGTGACCGCGCGCTCGGCAGCCGAGCGGCGCCGATGGATCATCGGAACGCCCGATGATGCGATAGCCGCTATTGAGCAATTTCAAGAAGAAACAGGTGGTTTCGGTGGTCTCATGCTCACCACCCATGAGTGGGCTGGCCCAGAGAAGCTTCGCCGCTCGCTTGAGCTTTTTGCCCGCCACGTTATCCCGCATTTTAGAGGATTTACGCGTGGCTTTCATGACGAGTGGCGTCTTATCAAGGAGCGCCATGAGGCCGGGGGATTTCCCCTTAATACGGAAGGTGGCCCCAACAACCTTGGCTGGAATGAGGGCGAGCCCTCCGCTTAA
- a CDS encoding leucine--tRNA ligase, producing MLGEYEPKNYEAKWQDVWEQGKIFEAPDDPGDKPTYYCLMMFPYPSGDLHMGHACNYTMGDAISRYRTMRGHAVMHPMGWDALGLPAENAAIQAGSHPAVWTKRNIDNMRRQLRLAGLAYDWRRELSTAHPGYYRWTQWIFLQMYERGLAFKKESLVNWDPVDETVLANEQIHDGIAWRSGATVEKRWLSQWFLKITDYAQRLLDDLDGLDGWPEHVKQQQRNWLGRSEGARIDFKLESSGETLSVFTTRPDTVYGVTFMVCAPEHPLIENLLEGNPRAEEIRAAVAAMQAQSTADRMSEEKEKTGVDTGHFVINPVNGDKVRLLVADYALMEYGTGIVMGVPAHDQRDFLFARKYDIPIKVVIQHPGGGIDSNSMTEAYVEDGVMQDSGPFDGQPNREAYPKMVGYFNEQGFGDRTINWRLRDWLISRQRYWGVPIPVLYEEDGTVTPVADEQLPVMHPRDVEFTGRGGNPLAQSSDFVNVISPRTGKPARRETDTMDTFVDSSWYYLRYVSSRNENAVFDTADVNRWLPVDQYIGGAEHAVMHLLYSRFFTKVLYDLGHVSFEEPFENLFTQGMVCRTAYRVSGAQGNVWVPYRHVDEERLVITEDGPEGSRYKAGDKVVGDMAVMSKSKLNGVSIEECSARYGADAGRLYTLFIGPPERDKEWRDDGLIGVHRFLQRLWATFQERLDSWKTAEPISGDASAISDSGRKLRRDAHYTLQQVSDVYEKTFSFNTAIARIMELSTSLRTEDAAEAGVQREAAEILLLCIAPLAPHLAEELWAALESGKGAGSIFREDWPSFDESAIAAEEKEFAVQINGKTRRTFMALPEADKEELIKKAVEVAVTYTEGKDILKHIVVPGRLVNIIVKDK from the coding sequence ATGCTCGGAGAGTATGAACCAAAAAATTATGAGGCCAAATGGCAGGATGTTTGGGAGCAAGGAAAAATCTTCGAGGCTCCCGACGACCCTGGGGATAAACCCACTTATTATTGCCTGATGATGTTCCCCTATCCTTCGGGTGATCTGCACATGGGCCATGCGTGTAACTACACCATGGGGGATGCCATCAGTCGCTATCGTACGATGCGCGGCCACGCTGTTATGCATCCGATGGGGTGGGATGCCCTGGGTCTTCCGGCCGAGAACGCTGCCATTCAGGCGGGAAGCCATCCTGCGGTATGGACAAAGCGGAATATCGATAACATGCGCAGGCAGCTTCGCCTCGCCGGACTCGCCTACGACTGGCGGCGAGAGCTTTCGACAGCGCATCCAGGTTACTACCGATGGACCCAATGGATTTTCCTTCAGATGTACGAGCGTGGCCTCGCCTTTAAAAAGGAATCTCTTGTTAACTGGGATCCTGTGGATGAAACCGTTTTGGCTAACGAGCAAATTCATGACGGAATCGCCTGGCGAAGTGGGGCGACCGTCGAGAAGCGATGGCTCAGCCAGTGGTTCCTCAAAATTACGGATTACGCCCAGCGTCTTCTAGACGATCTTGATGGGCTGGACGGCTGGCCCGAGCATGTCAAACAGCAACAACGCAACTGGCTGGGCCGGAGCGAAGGCGCACGTATAGATTTCAAACTTGAATCCTCTGGGGAGACGCTTTCGGTTTTTACGACGCGGCCAGATACTGTCTACGGTGTCACCTTCATGGTTTGCGCGCCTGAGCATCCCCTTATTGAAAATTTGCTCGAAGGAAATCCAAGGGCTGAGGAGATTCGGGCGGCCGTCGCTGCCATGCAGGCCCAGAGCACTGCCGATCGGATGAGCGAGGAAAAAGAAAAGACGGGTGTCGATACGGGTCATTTCGTTATTAATCCTGTGAATGGCGACAAGGTACGTCTTCTGGTTGCCGACTATGCCCTGATGGAATACGGCACGGGTATTGTCATGGGTGTGCCGGCCCACGATCAAAGAGATTTTCTTTTCGCGAGAAAATACGACATTCCAATTAAAGTGGTGATTCAGCACCCAGGCGGAGGAATAGATAGTAATTCGATGACCGAGGCCTATGTCGAGGATGGCGTCATGCAGGATTCGGGGCCCTTTGATGGCCAGCCCAACCGCGAGGCTTATCCTAAAATGGTGGGCTACTTTAACGAGCAAGGTTTTGGTGATCGTACGATTAACTGGCGTCTTCGCGATTGGTTAATTTCCCGGCAAAGGTATTGGGGTGTGCCGATTCCTGTTCTCTATGAAGAGGACGGCACGGTGACGCCTGTGGCTGATGAGCAACTTCCCGTCATGCATCCCAGGGATGTTGAATTCACGGGCCGGGGAGGAAATCCACTGGCGCAAAGCTCGGATTTCGTGAATGTCATCAGCCCCAGGACGGGTAAGCCCGCACGCCGCGAGACGGACACGATGGACACTTTCGTGGACTCCTCGTGGTATTACCTTCGTTACGTGTCATCGCGAAACGAGAACGCCGTGTTCGACACGGCTGATGTGAATCGTTGGCTTCCCGTCGACCAATACATTGGCGGGGCCGAGCACGCCGTAATGCATCTTCTCTATTCAAGATTTTTCACGAAGGTCCTTTATGATCTTGGGCATGTTTCCTTCGAGGAGCCCTTTGAGAATCTCTTCACGCAAGGGATGGTGTGCCGAACTGCCTACCGTGTCTCGGGGGCCCAAGGCAACGTTTGGGTGCCCTATCGCCATGTAGACGAAGAGCGACTCGTCATAACAGAAGATGGCCCCGAGGGGAGTCGATACAAGGCGGGTGACAAAGTAGTGGGCGACATGGCGGTGATGAGCAAGAGCAAACTCAACGGCGTGTCGATCGAGGAGTGCTCGGCTCGTTACGGAGCCGACGCAGGGCGGCTTTATACGCTCTTTATTGGACCTCCCGAACGTGACAAGGAGTGGCGCGACGATGGGCTCATCGGGGTGCACCGTTTCTTGCAGCGCCTCTGGGCTACATTTCAAGAGCGCCTCGATAGTTGGAAGACGGCGGAGCCCATTTCTGGAGATGCATCAGCGATCTCCGATTCGGGCCGCAAGCTTCGCCGTGATGCGCACTACACGCTCCAGCAGGTTAGCGATGTCTACGAGAAAACATTTTCGTTCAATACGGCGATAGCAAGAATCATGGAGCTATCTACCTCGCTTCGCACCGAGGATGCGGCTGAGGCCGGGGTGCAGCGCGAGGCGGCCGAAATTCTTCTTCTATGTATTGCGCCTTTGGCGCCGCACTTGGCCGAGGAACTTTGGGCTGCCCTGGAAAGCGGCAAAGGGGCGGGGAGTATTTTTCGTGAAGACTGGCCCTCTTTTGATGAGAGTGCCATCGCTGCCGAGGAAAAAGAATTTGCTGTCCAGATAAATGGTAAGACTAGGCGAACTTTCATGGCGCTGCCTGAGGCGGACAAGGAAGAGTTGATAAAAAAAGCGGTAGAGGTAGCCGTGACATATACTGAGGGAAAAGATATCTTGAAACATATTGTTGTTCCAGGCCGACTGGTAAACATTATTGTTAAGGATAAATAA